From the Desulforegula conservatrix Mb1Pa genome, one window contains:
- a CDS encoding LysR family transcriptional regulator, with translation MELYHLKTFLSVAETGNLTKAAQQLFTSQPAISAHIKAIEEELGIALFSRNAKGMILTKEGAMLKDEASKVLESFGCFIQKARQVKKQVTGEARIAVNSDPEFLRLHDLFKSMKSSCPDLKFNVTKSTSGEILDDIKAGKIDGGFAYGKNPHPEVKVMELQTSSVVIVGPFSLSGELDKASWQELACMPWILQSIYCPFNTILKEIFEKQGLKPLKVAISDDEDTMLTLSSAGIGLTLMEETRARKSAKSCEVAIWNKETFGIPLLFAYQRSRQSDPLIQAMLENLERIWNRSGDNEVYIQTDNKNYSGTES, from the coding sequence ATGGAACTCTATCATTTAAAAACATTCCTATCCGTGGCTGAAACAGGCAATCTGACAAAGGCTGCACAACAGCTCTTTACAAGCCAGCCTGCGATAAGCGCCCATATAAAGGCCATTGAAGAGGAACTTGGAATCGCTCTTTTTTCACGTAATGCAAAGGGCATGATCCTTACAAAAGAAGGCGCAATGCTCAAAGATGAAGCGTCAAAGGTTCTTGAAAGTTTTGGTTGCTTTATCCAGAAGGCGAGACAGGTAAAAAAACAGGTAACAGGAGAAGCACGGATCGCTGTAAATTCAGATCCGGAATTCCTGAGGCTGCATGATCTTTTCAAATCAATGAAATCTTCTTGTCCTGATCTCAAATTTAATGTCACAAAAAGCACTTCAGGCGAAATACTCGATGACATAAAGGCAGGGAAAATAGATGGAGGATTCGCATATGGCAAGAATCCGCATCCTGAAGTAAAGGTCATGGAACTCCAGACAAGCAGCGTGGTAATAGTCGGGCCATTCTCATTGTCCGGTGAACTTGACAAGGCCAGTTGGCAAGAGCTTGCCTGTATGCCGTGGATTCTCCAGAGTATCTACTGCCCGTTCAACACCATTTTAAAGGAAATATTCGAAAAGCAGGGACTAAAGCCCCTAAAAGTGGCGATTTCAGATGATGAGGACACAATGCTGACCCTAAGCTCGGCAGGCATAGGACTTACACTCATGGAAGAAACCAGGGCAAGAAAAAGCGCTAAAAGCTGTGAAGTTGCAATATGGAACAAGGAAACATTCGGCATTCCGCTTTTATTCGCATACCAGAGATCAAGACAGAGCGATCCTCTTATACAGGCAATGCTCGAAAATCTTGAAAGAATATGGAATCGATCTGGCGATAACGAAGTCTATATACAAACTGATAATAAGAATTATTCCGGCACAGAAAGCTGA